The DNA window GGCGCAATTTGATTGCATCCAGTCCTGATGTCTCGAGGCGAGGCCTCAGCCTGCGGTGACCTTGGAACGCTCTTCCTCGATCCCCGCCTCCCCTTGTTTGGGAGCATGACCTGAGGTCTGGGCCTTGATCGCTTGGGCAGCTTCGTCGGCTAAGAAGTCACCATCGGACCTGCCAACGGCTGAAGGAACGGAGTCGTAGGTGGAGGGGGCTAAAGCTTGACCGCGGAGAAGACTGCCAAGGGTGCGAGCGGTGAGTTTCACCTGTTGCCAGGGATTCATCATCACGACCTTTTTGTACAGATAGCTGTCAAAGGTCAGCTTCTGGACGTCTTGGTCATCGCACATTTCAACGAATGCTTCTCGAGCGGCATCAGTGCGATAGAAGATGCGTTGAAGAATATCGAGCACGATGTACGTGGCTCCATATTTGCGATCCCATCGCTTGAGGTAGGTGTTTTTGATCTCCTTTTCAGTGGGCATTTGCGTGCCGTTTTTGGAGATTTCAACAATCGCTTCCGCGCACATGCGACCGCTCTTTGCGGCGAAATAGATTCCTTCTCCTGAGCTCTTGGTCACGTAACCAGCGGCATCTCCCACAAGGGCCATGCGGCCCACCACTCTGCGAGGGCGGGGATGTTCGGGAATGGGGTGCGCTTCAACTTTGATCACTTCGCCCTTGAACAGACGCTTTCGGGCCCGTTCGCGAATGCCTTTTTGAAGCCCCTTAATCAGGGATTGATTTTGTTGCATGGTCCCTGTCCCCACGGCCACGT is part of the Synechococcus sp. WH 8016 genome and encodes:
- the chlP gene encoding geranylgeranyl reductase, with product MLRVAVVGGGPSGSCAAEVLARAGIKTWLFERKLDNAKPCGGAIPLCMVEEFDLPDSIIDRKVRNMKMISPSNREVDIKLDPLGYDDNAYIGMCRREVFDSFLRNRAADLGTTLINGLVQKIDTGDNRQGPYTLHYADYSSGGPTGDMKSLDVDLIIGADGANSRVAKAMDAGDYKVAIAFQERIKLPAEEMAYYEDLAEMYVGTDVSPDFYAWVFPKYDHVAVGTGTMQQNQSLIKGLQKGIRERARKRLFKGEVIKVEAHPIPEHPRPRRVVGRMALVGDAAGYVTKSSGEGIYFAAKSGRMCAEAIVEISKNGTQMPTEKEIKNTYLKRWDRKYGATYIVLDILQRIFYRTDAAREAFVEMCDDQDVQKLTFDSYLYKKVVMMNPWQQVKLTARTLGSLLRGQALAPSTYDSVPSAVGRSDGDFLADEAAQAIKAQTSGHAPKQGEAGIEEERSKVTAG